Genomic window (Pyrus communis chromosome 13, drPyrComm1.1, whole genome shotgun sequence):
CCCATTCGTGCGGGGTCAAAAGGACCAACCCGTTCACGTGGCAATACGGGCCCATCCCTTGGCTCTGATAGCATCTTAAATTTTAGGTAGACGGGTcatgggcccactccaacaacaccgatactgtaaGGTGTGAGTTTTTAATACAAAAGGCATTGGGGTTAGTTAGAGTAagataattctatttaaaggaCTTATTCTCAAGTCTTTTGGCCGATGTGGGACAGATGAATTCTAACTCTAACGAGACCGAGAAATTTGGcaacatatatattatggtCTGCCGTGCTTCGTCGGAAGTGTGTTGTCACGTTGATCACAGGGCAAAAAGACCACGACCATCACGGTAACCTTGTAATCATCAGTAACATTTGAATATGTTGGCACAAGTCGAATTTCACTTGGAAACGATGCAGAATCAATAGGCAGATTATCGATTAACACGACGAATTCCCCCGCTTAAGTAACAAAACTTACGTTAAAGACAGTTGCATAGAAATCTCTACAGGATTCGGAAGGCTCATGCTCGAGATCGTTTTAGCCAGATCTTGCATTGTGATGCTACACAAAAAGCATTAAAGAGAGTGAGTTTCGTATCACGAAAGAGTCGAGGGAAAATAATTGGGGTTTGAATCAAAAGGTAATGGACTAATTAACTTGATAACTTCAAATTCTGAATAAGTTTATCCACCATAATTCTCTGCTTCACTCCAGTCGGAGATTCCGAGTTCATAATTGCATTAGAAACGACGATGATGATTGATGAAAGACGGTGAACCAGCATTGAcctaaattttacaaaaaaatgaaagagttgTGTTTTCAAATAGAAGGGGAGTTTTGGAGAACAAGTCTGCAACAATGAAAATGTCCCAACCGAGAATTAAGTTTGGCCAAGTGTCCAAGACCCAATAAAATGCAAGGACAACCCTAATTAGAAAAGAGTTTTACATAAGGGGGCAGTTATGAAGTAGGGTAATGCTACAGATACTTAATTTGTAAGTAATGTTATCGAGGCTAAATTTagagactaaattttgaaaactaaatgacatgtaaattgatgattggtttattacttaagcattgatagacgtgctcatttctattggtgacacatcatttagtttgtaattttagtctctaaatttagtctccctagcatgcTCTAAATTTGTAGGCAAAATTTTGGAagttaaatgacatggaagttgatgattggtttattacttaagcattgatGAACGTGTTCATTTTTTAtcggtgacacatcatttagtttacaagtTTTGTCTCTAAATTTAATATCTCTAGCATTACTCGATGACGTATACCCAACACGACCGTTCAAACCAACTGCTATTTCAAAGGAAATCTTCTTCCCAAGTTCCTCAAAAACTAGACATCTTGGCGAACTCAGCAACCTGAAAACTAGATGACTGGTTAATTATAacatagaagaagaaaaaaaagaccaGTTTTACGCATTGACTATGTGCTTTAGACAAGAGCAGTAACTATCCTCTAAGCACTTCTTATATATCACAGAAAGGGAACTGCATCTCACATTCTTGAAAGGCCAGTCGAACTGTCAAAATTGTAGCCCTCTTTAAGGACGCCATACTCTGCTGCTTTTCCGCTGGCTAGAAATCACACAACAATTTCGATCACAGTCAAGAAATCATCACAGAAATTCAACGAATCAAGATTTACAAGAACTAACACACAGGTAAAACAGAAGTGTGTCCCAAAATGAAAACCAATAAGATAGAAAACCAACCATCAGTGCATGACAAGTCAGGATTCATGCCAGGGTTTGTCTCCACAACCTGAACATACAGCAATGCACCCACCTGTGAAGTAACTGATTAGCCATGAATAAACAGTgcaaaaagtaaaacaaagaacTGAATTTGAAGTTTAAAGAAATTAATAAGCTATTGTGCTAGCTGCTAAGGACCAAATTACAACACCGAAAATACTACAATTTCAAGCAACTTTTCTACGTCATTCCAATTGCAGTTTTAAACTACCGCATAATTGTTTCATAGCTTTCAACTGAACTTCCATTGAAGAGATGTAACCCTGTTCCTCGTCTCTCTCGCCCATGCCCCCCAATGAAACAAAATCTTTTTAATGAaactttatttgttttctaaaaAACATTTTCTAACAACACTGGAGCCTAGTAATGTTCTAATTACTTGTTTAACGTGACTATGAACATCATTTAAGTTGCAGCAAGTTAGAATCAGTCACTAATAACAAGATTATGACAAACTTTAAGTTTATAAAAGCTCCCAGCAGCTCCCTCCCGAATATAcaacttctgattttaattGGGAGTAGTAACAACTAGTCTAAAACAAGATGCTTCGATTGTGAGCGAAGTATTGAGGTTACTGATGTTAAGTAGATCATATAGTTGATCCAAAATTGGTAAGTTTTGACAGTTTGAGCAAATTTAATACTTGGTACTTAAACCATATTTAGTAAGTGAACGATAACACACGCttgtacaattttttcttttcttcaaataTTCTTGTTTTCTGTATACTTTTCAATAATACAGCAATGCAACATATATGGACGTAACCTTGATCTAATTTAGTCTTTGATATATACTTATCAAAACATGTTTTCGGTATTTGATCAAATTTAGTCTTTGATTAAGAGCATTCATCACTCTTTGTACTCAAGGCGTCACGAGGGGCCATATACTCATGTCTAGGTGGGCAATGAGGGTTCGAAGTTGAGAACTTTAGCAAATACCAACATTAAGATTTGATAACCAACTAAACCTTGATCTAGTAGAGCTTCTCTTTTAAATATCGAAATATGTCCCAAATACAAACATTacctcttaattaattaaatattagactaaatatattaattagttaattaacaaTTTAGGATGCATTTCCCTTTttaatgttaaatgaacatAAGTCATTTGCACATTGTCATTATTTTGGTGTTACGTTACGAAATGGCTTGTCGTTTACCAAacgaaaacgaaaacaaaagcaaacaaacaaaaaaacaaaaaacaaaattaccttTTGCTATGTTAAGAAACAAGCTTGTTGTTTTAAACCAGTGTTCTGAAAATCGGCCTTGGCGTCAGGCGATGGTCAGCCTCTGGGATTAACCTCTAGTCGGGAAGAAAATCGGGTTAAGGATTAGGTGGGCGCCGAGGCAGTCTGGGTGGCGTTTGGGCGGCCTAGGCGGTTTGACCATTTTGAttcctttttctgttttttaagTGAGGAAGGAGAAATGCACAGCTATCTGGGTTATGAACTCCAGCAAAGAAGACGAGAGGAAGAAGACTCTTCGATTCTGACTCCACGTGACCACTATTAGGTCTCAATGTTccatatttaatatattttgaacTGCCGTCCAATTTAAATTAGACACCTAGCAATCCTATTTGACTGATATGTATAAAGAAGGGGACAACTAGCATGAACATGCCCCACATCCCACCATTCTTTGCATCTCAGCTTCCctcatttccttttttttttttttaattgttttaaattgctgataaatattttatttttttggtcaaaatgcTTTGTTTTCAAAGATTAAATAATTTCTACACCATATAGTTGGCACCTTTATTTCTCTATAAATGCACTATAAATTCATATGAACTTGGAAAAATATATCCTAAAATACTAAGATTTGTATCATTTGAACTTCTATCTCATTCCATCAAATTAACCAAAGTATTAAAGATTTATTGTAAATTTACTCAAATCCAcctatgacacaccccgacccagaaagtccacttggaccctgaatcgagctgtgctggccgacacctggaaggtgacgaagccataaaatgtgatagtgtataaaaagtgaataaatttaaatctaaaagtgtctaagtaccagagtgcgctacgagtgggagcgaacccatttcacacgcgatgtcagagcataagtaaggtacagtagtatgggtaagaatcataccctcaaaatatccattaatactaagattcaccacagattgttgtcgatacaaactcagcagctaaaacctggagggcaccaaacagaaggtgtgagtaagcaataaaaccaagcttcccaaagttattacctctctaaaagtaatgccctaatgtaaaacccgtatcgttttccataagacagtacaacatatatacatatatccaaaccatactcagaaatgaccaaaaccacggtttgccattaactccaccatacattaataagtaggccaaatgaactaaatcaatacaaagtgatatatcagtcagagtcatctaaaatgacatgtacaacttatccgtatctcatcaatcatggctagcatataagtcggagtcacctctagtgacctgtacgacttatccatatctcatcaatcctggctagcatataagtcggagtcacctatagtgacctgtacgacttatccatatctcatcaatcttggctagcatataagtcggagtcacctatagtgacctgtacgacttatccatatctcatcaatcctggctagcatataagtcggagtcacctatagtgacctgtacgacttatccatatctcatcaatcctggctagcatataagtcggagtcacctatagtgacctgtacgacttatccatatctcatcaatcttggctagcatataagtcggagtcacctctagtgacctgtacgacttatccatatctcatcaatcctggctagcatataagtcggagtcacctatagtgacctgtacgacttatccatatctcatcaatcctggctagcatatagctcaataagtatacctgcacacgagtcggaaccacctaaagtggtctgtacgacaggactgggtgtaaataaataagctcaagtgctacgatcacgtgaagactgggcgaataatcgcgggtcacctacgagtcggaaccacctaaagtggtctgtacgacaggactgtgcacctaccttgaatccaaggtgagcataaggtgcgggaggtgaacatcacgtgaaggactgtgccctggccacgggcgggagcactaacaccggggtgcaggtttatgagctctcaatgcatctcaatataacatgtgcaacacatggcaaccagtacgacagtatcgaagttgcctaacacataactgtagtcatgctataacgcaatcgattcaactagtaccataaactcacctgaacttacctgggtgtcctgagttcacctttgcacttgaaagcattcccaataattatatgcaagtaatatacatattgatatactatgatgcaatctaatactcaaccatgtcgtagcatgttcaattataaacaatacagtgagaagtgtacaatcaataacgcattactcccaaactacttattttcagggataattatccatgacgacccaattaacactaatttagctaactaattcataaaactaaaacttgcctttaccaatttccttcgccttactcaatttcccaagcaaggctttggtctcaaatattttatggctgcatctaacgtctcgttagactgcctacgtaccctaaatagggatcaagccattcgtagttcatatcgtacttcaagcattcacaataattaaatatgaaagtaatatacctaatcaatttaaaagtgtcgatagaagtctcaataatatgtacgataaaaaggaaaagatccacttacttggagtccacgctatgattctctagcgcacacatcgaggcgtcctgaatgattggtccctgccacgaagtccaaaagtggacggaagatggtcaattttgcccacgaagccggcggatgcctaaaacttcccaacgtcgattcgtcgtctacggtggtccaacggggtcaaggttggttgggttttgctcctgggatgatgggctacaaagcccaagtggtggcatcggccattgctttgccgatttgccggaaaatcgaaaagggtggccggagcaccattgattttcgtcaactttcgtggcctcaaaccgcctcataccatggtcaatcaaggtggttcttgggtgggttttgtagaggggaatgagagcttcaagatggtggtggtggcatcgaaaaactccaccggagttggccgaaatcggccttggaagatggtCTCGTGGTGGCGCGGGtatgggtgcacgggaagctctcttccctttttttttttttttttttttttttcttcttttcttctttctttcctccctccGTTACTGATTTTgggcttcccccacaaagtgggggtttaatttaaatacacactaaaccttgaatagccaatttcgaacgtccgtaactataccgttataatccggacgcGCAAACGtttttcgcctatacgttcgtaccaaagagtactacgaggatatgcttaaagaataagtcccacacctctcaagtcgatggtcaacggaagtcaaaatccttgcctctagggcaatttagtaaattcacgcttttaaaataaaataaaaacgtaaaattcggaacgggttgtcacaacctAGTCCACCTAGGCGCTACGCCCCATCATGCCACtcaactagcgcctagcgtcttttagaaccatgTTTCAAACAGACAACAACATTCTTAACTCAAGGGTTAGGGTTCTATAGTACAAATTATGTACAAATTCCGAACTTGTCTTGCCTCACTCTCTCCTTCCTTCTTTGTCGCTAAAGTACAAAGTGAAGttgttgtttcttcttcttattctccaTTCTCTCATTCACCATAGCTACAGAGGTCAAGATCAAATCAGTGAATTGGTATATTATCACACCACCTCACTCCAAAATGGTTGCTTCCCACCCTTAACAGGATGAGGTATTGCTGAAGGCTGGGCAAAGGTATTGCTTactaattttctgttttttttattatattaaatgttTATATCTTATGATGGGCTTGTGGGGGAGAAGGCACAGATGAGGATGATAAGGAGGATGAGTagatgatgaggatgatgaggatgatgatgagGTGGAGGAAAATGAGGAGGATTAGCTgagttaattaaatattaaactaAATATATTAGTTAACTAACAATTTAGGATGCATTTCCCTTTTTAATGCTAAATGAACATAAGTGATGAGGAGGATGatgaggaggtggaggaggaggacgacGATGGGGAAAGTGATGAGgatgat
Coding sequences:
- the LOC137712365 gene encoding uncharacterized protein produces the protein MGERDEEQGYISSMEVQLKAMKQLCVTSQVGALLYVQVVETNPGMNPDLSCTDASGKAAEYGVLKEGYNFDSSTGLSRMLLSSPRCLVFEELGKKISFEIAVGLNGRVGSMLVHRLSSIIIVVSNAIMNSESPTGVKQRIMVDKLIQNLKLSS